One Anolis carolinensis isolate JA03-04 chromosome 4, rAnoCar3.1.pri, whole genome shotgun sequence DNA window includes the following coding sequences:
- the tmem70 gene encoding transmembrane protein 70, mitochondrial, producing the protein MPLLAALGCRASPGLKPWLRGSRRLFLAARERSSPSLRSLPGTLIAATKKEEQIPFCHVKALCCFSTSSRHENPEYGRLIYSGNLARAVLGVKFFSYSTSMFSGCMMPILLLKTGVGLDSLPLQIAFYSVVGFFTFITPVTLHFITKGYVIRLYHKAETDTYTAITYNAILAEKKTVFHQKDVKIPNISKMFTTFYAKTKSMLVNPLLFQYPQDYSHLMGYDKPFTFDLEEAKNSIEDK; encoded by the exons ATGCCTCTCCTGGCCGCGCTGGGCTGCCGGGCCTCGCCGGGCTTGAAGCCGTGGCTGCGCGGCTCTCGGCGCCTTTTCCTGGCAGCCAGGGAGAGGAGCAGCCCGTCCCTTCGCAGCCTGCCTGGGACCTTGATCGCGGCGACGAAGAAGGAGGAGCAG ATTCCCTTTTGCCATGTGAAGGCGCTTTGTTGCTTCAGCACATCATCTCGGCATGAAAATCCTGAATATGGAAGATTAATTTATAGCGGAAATTTAGCAAGAGCCGTGTTAG GGGTGAAGTTCTTCTCTTATTCAACCAGCATGTTTAGCGGCTGCATGATGCCCATCCTCCTCCTCAAAACCGGTGTGGGTCTTGACAGCCTTCCTTTGCAAATTGCCTTTTACAGTGTAGTAGGATTCTTTACGTTCATAACGCCTGTTACTCTGCATTTTATTACCAAAGGCTACGTAATCCGACTGTACCATAAGGCTGAAACAGACACCTACACAGCCATTACATATAATGCTATTCTGGCTGAAAAGAAAACTGTGTTCCATCAAAAGGATGTGAAGATTCCAAACATCAGCAAGATGTTCACAACATTTTATGCTAAAACAAAATCAATGCTTGTTAACCCGTTGCTTTTTCAATATCCCCAAGATTATAGCCATCTTATGGGCTATGATAAACCCTTCACATTTGACTTGGAAGAGGCAAAAAATTCAATTGAAGACAAATAA